Part of the Venturia canescens isolate UGA chromosome 2, ASM1945775v1, whole genome shotgun sequence genome is shown below.
TATTGATGGGGCAAAGAGAGTCACAGGGCTCTGAATGAATGGAGATCCTATGGATCGCGACATTGAACGCATTCGTTAAAAGAAATGGCAATTCGACTAGAGACGAGAACGAATACGCTGCGATTTTTAACACGGTTATGATTTAATCTTTTCCGGCCAGACTATTGACTCAATCCAATCGATGTAAGCGGACACGGAAGTATAAGCACCGGGTTCCAGGCTACCGCATCCTTGCCCAAATGAAGTAACACCGATGACTGTATAGACCTTGCCGGATTTCATCAAAAGGGGACCTCCACTATCACCTTGACACGCATCTGATCCTCTCGTAGAATTGCGGTCCAAAGCGCAAATCAGAGTGTCGTCGATACCATTTGGCAGCCTGCTCGATACTTTATATGCCTCCTTGCATGCTGCATTCGATACCAAACTGCAAGGAACGAAATCACAATGTGCCTGTTTGTTCTCAGCCCAGGGACCATGGAGGTCCTTTAACTCGACCTTCCGAATTATGGTGGgactcgagagatgccaaCTTTCAATTCTTCAGTTTTCTCTTTATTCACAAACCTTTATCGCAACAAATATTGGATTTTGTATGGATTCATTATTCGAATTGCATCAATGCTGTGTTGAAGCAAAAAGCAAATTTCGGTTATCAAAAATCCTCCGTTGAAAACTGATCAAAACGATCGTCTTTCAGTACAGGTTTGTAAACAGTGATACTAAAAAACTTCCACACGTAAATTTTCCGAGGAAATCGTACACAAGCAAAGCGTATGTCTCGAAGGGTTCGAGTTCATAAATTCTGTTCTGCCGGTAAGTGCAccaaaatcctttttttttaattacttaCTCGAGATTTGCtgatttcaacaatttttcagatCTGTCGGCCTTCTCCGTGCCACCAAATCCAATCACCATAAACGAAGTGTTCGAATTGATGTCGGAGTCTTGCATGGATCTGGCTTGCAGGCAAATAGGCCTCACTAAGTTTGAATTTCTCAGTGAAGTACTGAGTGTGAGAAGAGCTATGTCGTGGTAGTTTTGACTTCTTCTGTATCTTGGATGTGGTATGACACTGTCCAGAGGAATCTCTATGGCTTCGGCAGATCGAATGTCCACGAATCCTACTCTCgcctttgaaatttcatttgcaaTTTGTTTCTCAAATTGTCCAACATTATAAGCCTGACTAAAAATCTTTTGAACTCTTCAATACACGAAAAGTAATTTCTtcgttgaataaaattcattcagTTGAATGAAAAAGCTTTAGAATAATGACGAGAACTCACCCATTTGGGAGTTCGATTGTTGATGTTACTGACACAATGAGCAGCTGTGAGAACGTACTTCGACGTTATCAATGCTCCACCGCAATCATAGACGATTGGATCGTCCAATTCTCCGTCTGTATTCTCGTAACCCAAAGAAACCATAAACGGAAATTCACCCCGTCGAGCTTTGACACCAGCATAAATGAAGGGATGAACTAGGCCATCGTCAGCGGAAGTCGTTGTTTTATTAACAACGGCAGCACGGGTCGATGTTTCAGTACTGTCGGAGGCGATCTCGTTCTCAGTGATGAGCTCGTTCTGATATTCTTGACAAGCTGTATAAACGGTAAAACGAAGAAGTTGATTTTAATTCAAGagaatgtttatttttcatcaatcgtTTAAATGGTTCAACGATTCGCATTGATCTGTGTTTCATTTTGTTCTTATATTTGTTCAgatatttgttattttttcagcAAATTTAATTTCTacctgaaaaaacaaaattttccaattatcGTAGCAATGTGGAGCACACAAGTCTTCGCCTGTTTTATAGACTatggaaaattttatcatATTCCAAGGATATGTGAGCAAAGACTGATGTAAACAATCACCACCACCAGACGAGCTACTCGTCAGATtgcttttcgattttcatcagCATTCGGATCACCTATCACAGTGTTATGTTCATGGGGACTCCCCTGAGGAACTGCTTTGAAGAGGTACTGAACGTCAATTAAAGTCAACTTTTAGAAATcatgaaacaaattgaaaactgtCGATCATTCGTAGATATTTTCTATTTaattttccgatattttcGTTCAAGGTTGTGGTTCGGAACAGTTTGGAAACTCGATAATAATGGCACGAAGTTccgaatgaaataaattccCATAATGATGTGATAATTACTTCCTCGGTGATCTCATTGTAAACTACAATTAGCTATAACTCAAGTCTGGGTAGCACCTTTCTAAATTAGTTTCCCTCTAGCCATCTTTGAACAAATATAACAATTGAACGGTTGTTCCGAAGGTATTGCTCATAAGGACTTTTTTGTGGGGCTTtcgatttcctacaaaaatacTTACGTGACATCGCTCTGTTACTTTTTCCTCAAGAGTTGTAACTCAATGTTGAGACATCCTATAATCCCTCTGTATcattattatgaaaaatcttcaaatgcAATACACTTtgcaaaataatttcattttataagCTCTTCCTGTAAGaggtttctttttttacaataattaacttttttcggttTTAATGTTTGCATTGTGTGCATTCATCAGCGGTGGAATTATTCGATTAAGTTCATCATTAGATCAGCGTTCTTGTTCAAGGTTATGCACAGATTTGTCTGCATTTTGGCGTTTTCGTTAAAGGTTGAGGTTTGGGATGCTTTGGATCAGCGCTTTGTTCAAACTTATGGTCCGTGAGTGTCTGGATCAGTGTTTTTGTTTGAGGTCATGATTGAGGACTGTTTGCATTAGCGTTTCGGTTCAAGGTCATGTACATATTTGTCTATACATTTGCGTTTCTGATTAAGGCGATAACATTAGGAATTGTTCGGATCGGCGTCCCTCTTCAAGGTTGTTCATAAACAGATTCATCTGCATTAGTATTTTCATTTGGGATCATAATTAGGGAATGTGCACATCGGAGTTTCTCGTCAAAGTCATGCCCATTTGCTTCGGGATTGTCTGCATCAGAAATTTTTATGACTTGATACTTTTGTACAGTCGAATCCCCTTATAAGCCTGTCCGCTATTCGCTCCGTGCGCGTACACATACTACTTTGAAAATGAGCGTGTGTCGTGTACACGTATATTCCTCCAAAAACGCCGGAGTCCCCTTTATGGTGGCGCTGGCAGTATGCATGAATACATACTTATACTATTAGTGCAGTAGTATTAAATTTTTGGCTCCGCCCACGCGCACAGAGCGAATTAAACGCGGAGAGCTCCCTTCACTCTGAAGCGTTTTCAAGGTTTGCGCCAAACTGTCTCTTATAAGACCGGAGCAAATTTCTAACTTCAAATTAAtttgtattattatataatattatatataatcaattttagtatATATGGTTATATAAAAACCTCGTGCTTACAGCTGATAGCTGGTCGCAAATTCGACGGCGCGCTACAGTGGGGTctgttaaggtagttcatggacaaaaaaaaattcttaagaaagtcttgaatttacagaatttaaatgggtagtcgactgacaggcatatcaaattttaaagggttcgtcttattggttctTTAGATAAacatgtttaaatatgaagaaaaacacacataaaaccgtttatctttccatatgacgaatgaacgcttcttacgaggtttatgaaaaagtacacaataacaatgaagtatataatgaaggtctggaaaaaaattcgagacgattgtcttactagtaataaagatatattacgttaaagattgaaggaAATTGgtaaatgagcactcgtaacctcacatttgtttatttcgatattttgtttcttcttggcttggtccattcctgtcataaCCTTCTgtcgacgaatgaaattttgggtttaGTCAGTGATGAattcccgattaattaattgatggcttgtaatttcattcgccaataaatataagttggaaaaatttatttacaattttgaattaataactaGCATTAATTTATAgggataatatctttaattaggaagcaaaaatcgatccaatttagacacccataaaatacgattctacGGGCATAATTTACCTTTAATTTCCTCTACAGCCCTTAAACAGGCTTACAAAGGGATTGTTTTGTATCTAAAATAAACATCtggagtatgaaaaaaaatgtcgatccTTGATACATTTTCATCAAGGACatttttcaacatcaagtTTTAATCGCTCATCGTAGTATTGCTTACCGAGTTCTATAGGTCGGACGCTGATTTTTCTGTCGAGCTGTTCCTGTGCACAGCAAACAATTTCTGTTGAACCGTCGAAGCAACACCGACCCAAAGCTTCAGGGCCTCTTTTACCCTCCAACGCTTCCTTCAATCGCGGTGGACATTCTAACAATCTTTTGCAAACCCCAGGAATTCCAAGCTCCGTTTCACACTGACTTCCTTCTGCAAAGTATCATATAATTAAACTTTAATCGTTTTCaattatcattgttaattcGTGGCCTTCTTTAGAAAGTGTAAGTAAATATCTAAGACGGGGATTCACCGAAGTAAATATCCCGCTACTTTATCAACGTCAGCAAAGTCTCTCAATAACGAAGCGGGTATCCCCATGACGAATCCTAAATATGTGGTCTGACTGGAGCCATTAATTCCATTTAAATTCTCCGCTCGTTCATATCTAGCTACGTCCTTTCCTCCTATTCTATCTTTTCACTATTCTATtccgattttttcttcctcataatcccaaaatgtttttaaaataGTATAGACTTGACTGATTTGTCCGTCGCGAAGGTCGTCTCTCGAAAGTTTATTTATATACTACTCCATCACTATTTGGAACGTTTAAATTTATGAGCAAAGGTTATTTGGAAATCTGAAAGCCTATAAAAAAGCGGTAGCGGCTACTTGTGGAGAAGAAAAGttgaacgaattaatgaattaatgaataattaatgaattaaTGAAGAAAAGTCTTCATTAATTTGTTCGTcgtgtaaaaaagaaagaagaggGGTTCAAAGCGGTTGAAACGATATTTAGCatattcattgattttcatAGATAATCGAGGGCCCGAGAatatttgatatttcattCACGACGAGCAAGGTTATGAAGTTAATGACCGAACCGTTACAAGTGCGTTGGATTGAATTCCGACACAAATGTACCGCATTCGcatgaaattacaaaaaatcacCTTTTCTGTATTTTACACGTGCTGAATGGCTTAATTTTATTCGGTGATGAGTGAAGTGAACAAATAAGATTTAGCAACTCCCCATTTTCTGGAGTCACACAAATTTCTCGAAAGTGACACTCGGAAGGAGCGTTTAGCATTTTGGGGTTCCAATAACGAGACTCTCATTCAGAAGTAAAATAATTCGAACCTCGTAAAACTGAGGCGACAACATGCTCGCCTCGAGTCACAAAGTCAAGGTCCTCGCACTGGAATCCATACTGTACGATATTTCGTTGCTTTCGAATGCCAAGGACTCGAAATATTCGCGAAAATTTAATTCTTTCGACGAATCGATTTTgatataggggagaccggggcaaaacgggatacccgaaaaatgagagaaatttttttgtctttttttttcaatttttatacttgtCCGAAGAGAAcacgaaacatattttttccaaaatatattgttttttttttcgattttgattttttttccaaaaaattcgtttttttcaaattctctttttttttacatcacttccaaagtgaaaacgtttttgcacagatatacaaaaagtatttgtataTCTGCAATTACTGCCTCGCAGCATTACTGTCTACGATATAATCGCAGATATATTTTTGCGGACCATCATGTGTGGTTACACCTGCACACGAATCATGTGCCCACTCCgcacaattttggcactgaatcCATGATCCAGTAgataaagaatacaaatttttacaaaataaacattggcaatcttcgttattattcatataattaattttgaattgaattacagagggtgCCTTCGACGTACGTTAAGAGcgttgtaagcgctgagatcgctttcaacgGTTATTACAGTGATAAGTCGGAAGCACTCGGTTACGGGTGCAAAATGCACCCTAGGGTGCATTGTATTaaaatcatagaaaaaaaaaatttcatgagtttttgagggGTACCCTGTTTTgcctcggatttttttttcttttgaaaattgaaacatttctTAGTTattgggagtaaaaaatagacagagcttcccaaacttctgaaaagttcaatatttcgttaggcatcccgttttgccccggtctcccctattaCTGAATCTcaatttctttgaaattttgacgaaaatctATGCGAAATTTGGTAGGTTTATTTCTGTCAACATCGAATATTAATCGATgggtttttttcctttcactcGATTCATACCCTTGCAAAAAACGGACGTACCGCTAACGGTGAACGACCGAACGTTTCAAGGATTAACCTCCGCGTTCTTCGGTTCcttagaaaaaatatatcaaaattTCTATGATTTCTTTCGACAAAATTAATCTTCTCCGCAAAGTAGAGTTGAAGCCTGAATCACGAATTGACCAATTCAATTTCATTAGTTcattagaatatttttttatgagttATTAGTCATGCTTCTGAGCACGaatgataaaatatttcggaAATGCGTTCcttgtgattgaaaaaaacagctgaacttttttgctcttttcatgatcaaagaaatgattaaaatttattactaaAATGATGTTTAACtcatttgttgagattgattaattttcaatacaatgttagcggttaaaatactttcgtagttaaatcattttctatttacgcgtatacatatctatattttaaatcaGCTGGTTCATTGATGACAACTAAAAAGACATCGTTGATAACTAAAAACATTCTACTCTCTTactctcgtttttggctctttaaagttggaaggatcctatttcattgaatccgaatcgtcgcacaggaagtgcctgccataagagcccatgtaTAAGGCTTctaaaaatgagattttcgttattgttttctcgacaactagaccgtagatcctataataattccaggAATAGATGCACGGTCTATAtttttctagcatatttcgaaatttcaactcttaaagttggaattttcgatttccattggattcgcgtgaacttcgGTAACGCTGAAAGgtctcaaaattttttcagagCCAAATTATATACTGTGAAAGAAACGAAACAcattgaaatgaaattcatcgaaaaaagtcctccattgtataaaattttgctcggttttataaaaaaaacataaaactcATCTGGAGTGGGTCTCATGATGCAGGTTACGACGATATTCGCTGCGGTATGTGATCTTGACCTAAAGGCACTGTTGCAAGTACTATAACGTAATGCCTGCACTCGAAACTGATTCCATGATAACGcgtatacaataaaaaaatcgatggtgGCGCGTAAGGCTATTCTAACCTGCTTCTTTGTAGAAGTATTTTATTGTCATGCAAAGctctaaaaaattattttctcatcaATACTCGTTACGAAAACAAGGAAACGATTTTGTTGTATCTCAGACACGAATCACTGCTGTGCAAATAACTTTTTACCGATCTCTTTGAAATGCCTTTTTCGAgtgattaaaaaatgtcatATTCAGGGGTTAGCAACGATCGATCTTTATGACAGTTCTGAAAAGTTCtttagaaataaatattaggGGTTATCACGGTTCtagaaaatagttgaaaaaatggattaaCGATTTCGAGTTGTAAATCTGATGAATCTCgttttaatgtatttattcACGAACTAAAAGTTTTATCATGGACGTTCGTATCGGCATGGAAATAAATAGTGAATCACTTCGATGGATTACTGCGAAAAGAAAgtatgagatgaaaaaaaaaatcccctaGTTAGGTCATCCAAAGAAAACACATTTTTGTTATCAACGTGCTCGTAATTATTCAGCCTCGTGTTTCGTATCCACTAATCCAAGTTCATATTGCAGCTGTTTCGATCTCGATGTGCGCACATTCACATGATGCATTCCATTTGGAGTCGTCATTTTAGCACCCaaacattttcaattgttaCCGATGTTTATTTCATTATAGATTCTTCCGTTTTTCCATTTTACTAAttgatttatgattttttacggTCGTCTTCGAAAATCTTCTCGAAAATGACTAATGAGTTTTTCTCACAATTCTTTAAGGAGGTATGATTCGttgaattatatttatttgtatatttttgtgCAAGGGAAACAATGTTGTTAAAGACTTTAATTTTCTTTACTTTAGTATTTTGTCAAAAATACTGGCGAAAAACGTTAATAATTTCtactacaaaaaaatgttgcttttcctcaattttttttgccccTCAAGCCGTCATAATTTCTTGGGATTTTGATACTTTACATCGGACCGCTATGGCCGCGTCGCACTCGATATATATTCGGCGAGAGCACGAAAGGTCCGTTGTCCGGTATTCGAGGAGGAAggataaaaatggaaatgatCCTGTAAGCGTCACTGTCTATCCTCGCGTAGCGAGAAACATCGATGCGAAGCGAATTCAAAAAAAGTGATTGCGAGCTCTGCCgcatttttcaattcactTGACATGGTGATTTTCGGACAGCGTTCTCGCATGACAACGAGTGTCGAAGGGAGCGATTTTTAGCAAACAAATTATGTATATTTCTCCGGCCTTAAAGATAATAAAGTGTAAAGCTATGCAATGATTTTACCGTAAAGTTCTTGTTCGAAAGGAAATCCAGACGTGTGAAATCCCAGTAGAGGAATTATGAAAGCACAGTAGTAATGAAAAGCGTCGATGCTcatgtttatttttaatttcactgTGACTAAATTCAATGAAACTCAACGGTTATTTGTTCGACGGATttattaacgaaattttgaaaaataagaaactcgCTTGTATAACCAGGCCGAAAACTTGTGCTGCACCGTCAAGTTCATCGATGACTGGTCCGGCAGGCTCAACTGAAGATATTTGCTTGTTTCGCAGGTTTTTATTAAAGCCGAGAGAAGCAATCTGCTCACACGCATGCAACCGAACACACCGGAGCCTCCTTCGCTAAACGTGCTCATATTGATGATATGTGCAGAGTGCAGAGCTCCGACGGAAACTCGAAACACCCGTACTTAtaaaatacattgaaaaagGCGCTATCACGCCTGTGTATTCGAAAGCACataaacttggaaaaatgcaCTGCGTGCAGATACACACACACGTTACACATTCGGAAATCGTTATCGCGTTCGGTGCATTCGAATCCACACGGACTCGGTTAAACGGGGACTGCATGTGGATACGTCGTGTTAACGTGGCGTCACTCACATTGAGAGATCTGCGGGGAAAAGTTGAAAGCCTGACATTCCAGGCAGAGATCGGcatcactcattttttcgccACTAATTTTGATAGTTATTATCAATTGTCTGAAAATTATCACTGATAATCCATGTAATTTCaattacttgaaaaattgGTAACTGAATAGTGCTTAAAAAATTGGCATTTTCCGGAAGTCGATTCTCAGTTGATGAAATAGTCttaatttgtgaaaatagAATAATCAGTTatggaaataattgaaattaatGGAGGAGATACTACGAGTTGGCGGAAAAATTTCTAATTGATCAAAAACTGAGTGACGATTggcgaaaaaatgttcaattgatgaaaaatgttttgccaatcgacgataaatttttcaatgatgaaaaattttttcttcgttgtggttcattttttcattctggtAACGTACCATACGTTCACATATTGAAACaaccttttcaattttcaattgctactcttgaaaaaaaaaaacatttcgatatatcgaaatgcctctattcgttgccatggttttgtttattcatttgCTACAAAtttgatgcaaaaaaaagtcTTATCAGCTGCGACTGTACATTCAACCATTAGAAATTTTTCGGCCAATTGACAATAACTCTACAATCAATTGGAAATGGAATCTTCATTTGGCATTAAAGTTTCCATCAATTACCGATTATTTGGTCAATTTGTAAtacaatttgaaatatttactgAGTATCCGTCAATTGATATTATCAATGTTCCCAATGTGCATTTTCGATCAAtgtaaaaatgtaaatttaaaacttttttttgacGATCTCCCATTCCAGGACATTCTACGACGATTCATTATctgctctttttctcttgttgACTCGAGGTGTTTACACGAAGTTTATAGAActgtgattttttgttttcttcgaggttgatcctctgcgatagccccaaccaaaagttatgtactgtctgcatattaaaaggcttaataattcgttcggatcgtaatcaataactttgtaaagagcctatatacgtactcggtgccagcagatatagtacaaatatcatttgctttcgtaaaatttattctaaaagtatttttcatccgacatcgtgagtaaattttttgacggaactatccaggttacgcttcaacacacagaaaaggttgtctatacagacgacattcgcttgttcgcttgcaaaatatatcgtatgcagcctaaaccttcgtacttcccgaggctatatctgtcaaactagatggtcaatcaccttgattttttttcacaatatctgtgatatcctgctctagctcctcctcgttttttataaacttcctaattttagtactagcggtagaatcaataatgtgccgtttgcttatgcatg
Proteins encoded:
- the LOC122405732 gene encoding serine protease snake-like produces the protein MSIDAFHYYCAFIIPLLGFHTSGFPFEQELYEGSQCETELGIPGVCKRLLECPPRLKEALEGKRGPEALGRCCFDGSTEIVCCAQEQLDRKISVRPIELACQEYQNELITENEIASDSTETSTRAAVVNKTTTSADDGLVHPFIYAGVKARRGEFPFMVSLGYENTDGELDDPIVYDCGGALITSKYVLTAAHCVSNINNRTPKWARVGFVDIRSAEAIEIPLDSVIPHPRYRRSQNYHDIALLTLSTSLRNSNLVRPICLQARSMQDSDINSNTSFMVIGFGGTEKADRSEKLLKSANLDLVSNAACKEAYKVSSRLPNGIDDTLICALDRNSTRGSDACQGDSGGPLLMKSGKVYTVIGVTSFGQGCGSLEPGAYTSVSAYIDWIESIVWPEKIKS